The DNA sequence TCGCCGACATGATCGGCGAACGCCTCTGGCCGACGATCCTGCTGGTCGGCAGCGCGACCGTGCTCGCCGTCGCGCTCGGGCTGTGGCTGGGCACGCGCGCGGCCTGGCGCCGCGACAGCGCGTTCGACCGCACCCAGACCGGCATCGCGCTCACGCTGTGGTCGGTGCCGCAGTTCTGGCTCGGCCTGATCCTGCTGGTCGCCACGAACGGGTTGTTCCCCAGTCGCGGCATGCACTCCCCGGACGCGGCACCGGACTTCTTCTCCCAGACCCTCGACGTGCTGCACCACCTGGTGCTGCCGTGCGTGACGCTGCTGGCCGTGTTCTACGCCCAGTACATGCTGATCATGCGCTCGTCGCTGCTGGGGGAGATGAACGCCGACTACCTGACCACCGCCCGCGCCAAAGGGCTCAAGGACGACCTCGTCCGCCGTCGCCACGCCGTGCCGAACGCGCTGCTGCCCACCACGACGCTGGTGTTCATGCAGTTCGGCGGGGTCGTCGCCGGCGCCGTGTCGGTCGAGGCCGTGTTCAGCTGGCCCGGTCTCGGCCAGCTGACCTACCAATCGCTGCACGGGCCGGACCTGCCGGTGCTGCAAGGGGTCTTCGTGGTGCTCGCCGGCGCCGTCGTGCTGATGAACCTGCTCGCGGAACTGCTCTACCGCGTGCTCGACCCGAGGGTGCGCACCTCATGACCACCGAGTCCATCGAATCGCCGCGGGCGATCGCCTGGCGGCGACGTCGCCAGGCCGTGGCGCGCACCTGGAGCGAGTTCGCCACCCAGAAGGGCGCGCTCACCGGGCTGATCCTGCTCGCCGTCACCGTCGTCATGGCGCTGCTGCTGCCGCTCATCAGCGACGAGAGCGGTCTCGACGTCACCAAGGCGAACGGCGGCCCGCTGCACCCGCCCAGCGGCGCGTACTGGCTCGGCACCGACATCGACGGCCGGTCCGTGCTGCTCATGACCCTCTGGGGCGCCCGGATCTCGCTGCTCGTCGGGTTCTCCGCGACCGTCCTGTCCGTGCTGATCGGCACGCTCATCGGCATCACGGCTGCCCACTTCGGCGGCTGGACCTCGACGATCCTGCTGCGGTTCACCGACTTCTTCCTGGTGCTCCCGTCGCTGGTGCTGGCCATCGCGCTCTCGGCGGTGCTCCCGCAGGGCACCACCACGGTCATCGTCGCGATCGGCCTCACCGCGTGGCCCACCACCGCGCGGCTGGTCCGCGCCCAGACGCTGACCATCGAGAGCCGGCCCTACATCGAGCGGGCCCGGGCGCTGGGCGGGGGACACCTGCACGTCGTCGGCAAGCACGTCCTGCCCGGCGTGCTGCCGCTCGTGCTCGCCAACACCACCCTGGTCGTCGGCAACGCCGTCATCGCCGACGCCACCCTGGCCTTCCTCGGCGTCGGCGACCCGAACGCCGTCTCCTGGGGCGCGATGCTGGAGACCGCGCTCAACAACGGCGCCGTCACCCGCGGCGCCTGGTGGAACCTGCTCCCGCCGGGCATCGCCATCGTGCTCGTCGTGCTCTGCTTCACCCTGGTCGGCCGGGGACTGGAGACCGTGCTCAACCCGAGGTTGAAGAAGTGACCCCGCTGCTGCAGCTCAAGGACCTCACCGTCACCTACGAGACGGCCGGCGGCGACATCCCGGCCGTGCGCGGGGTCGGCCTCACCCTCGACCCCGGCGGCACGCTCGGCGTGGCGGGGGAGTCCGGCTCCGGCAAGTCCACGGTCGCGATGAGCGTGCTGCGCCTGCTGCCGCGCACCGCGAAGATCAGCGGCGAGATCCTCCTCGACGGCGAAGACGTCACCGCCATGAAGTGGGGCCGGCTGCGCGCGGTCCGCTGGGCCGAGGCGTCCGTGGTGTTCCAGGGCGCGATGCACGCGCTCAACCCGGTCCGCAGGATCGGCGAGCAGATCGCCGAGCCGCTGCGGCTGCACCCGAGCGACGGCAGGATGCTGTCCGACGCCGAGGTCGACGCCCGCGTCGCCGACCTGCTCAGCCAGGTCGACCTGCCGCCGGGCCGCGCCGGCGCCTACCCGCACGAGCTCTCCGGCGGGCAGAAGCAGCGCGTCATGATCGCGATGGCCCTGGCCTGCTCGCCCCGGCTGATCATCGCCGACGAACCGACCACCGCGCTGGACGTCATCGTCCAGGCCCAGGTCCTCGCCCTGCTCTCGCGGCTGGTCGCCGAACAGGACATCGGGTTGATCATGATCAGCCACGACCTGTCCGTGCTCGCCGCCACCTGCGAGCGCATCGCCGTGATGTACGACGGCGAGATCGTCGAGGAACGGCCCAGCGCCGAGCTGATGTCGGACCCGCGGCACCCGCACAGCCAGGCGCTGGCGGCGGCGTTCCCGACCGTCGGCGACCCGGTGTCCCGGTTCGCCCCGGCCACCAGCACCCCGCTGCCGCCCGAACCGGCCTCACGCGGCGCCGACAGCGAGCCGCTGCTGGAAGCGGAGAACCTCCGGGTGTCGTTCCGCGACCGCACCGGCAAGCGGATCGACGCCGTCGCCGGTGTCGACCTCACGGTGTCGCGCGACGAGATCGTCGCGCTGGTCGGGCAGTCCGGCTCCGGCAAGACGACGCTCGCCCGCACCCTGCTCGGCCTGCAGAAACCCGACTCCGGTGTGGTCCGCTACGCCGGGAAGCCGGTGCCGGCCGGCGGGGCCGGGCTCAAGGCCTACCGCCGCCAGGTCCAGCTCGTGCTGCAGGACCCGACCAGCGCGCTCAACCCGGCCCACACCGTCTACGAGGCCGTCGCCGAAGGCCCCCGGATCCACGGCCTGCGCGACGAGCGCGCGGTCGTGCACCGGGCGCTCGAGGCCGCCGAGCTGCGGCCCGCGGAGAAGTACGCCGACCGGCTCCCGCACCAGCTCTCCGGCGGCCAGCGCCAGCGCGTCGTCATCGCCGGCGCCCTGGCCCTGGAACCGTCGGTGGTGGTGGCCGACGAGCCGGTCGCCTCGCTGGACGCGTCCGTCCGCGGCGAGATCCTCGGCCTGCTGCTGCGCCTGCGGCGCGAGCTCGGGCTGGCCGGCCTGGTGATCACCCACGACCTCGGGCTGGCCTGGAACATCGCCGACCGGGTCGCCGTGATGTACCGCGGCGAGCTCGTCGAAACCGGGACCGTCGAACAGGTCCTGCTCGACCCGCACCACGAGTACACGAAGTCCCTGCTGGCCGCCCTGCCCGGCGGCACCGCCCAGCGCCGCACCGCGGAGGCCTGAACCCGCGGTGCCGGACCCGCTCGCGGGAAACCGGCACTGCGGAAAGGTCACCCAGGCGCGTTGTGTAACCTCCGAACGGAAATGGCGACCACCACCGACCCCGCGCAGACGTCCTCGACCGGACTGGCCGAGCGACTTCTCACGCCCTCGCGATTCCCGTACCGCACGATCGCGATGGGCACGGTCGGCAGCACGCTGCTCATGATCGCCGCCTTCGGCGCCGGCGGCATCCTGATCAAGGACCCCGTGCTCGGCCACGGCCCGCTCTCGTGGATCCGCTACGGCCACGGGCGCATGCTCGCCAACGCCGTCCTCTACACCGGCTTCGGCCTCGTGGTGTGGGCCTGGGTCCGGCTCGGCCGCTACGTGCTGGCCGGCCGCATCGGCAGCCGCCCGATCCTGGTCGCCGCGGGCTGCTGGATGGCGCCCCTGCTCATCTCGCCGCCGCTGTTCACCCGCGACGTCTTCTCCTACCTCGGCCAGGGCGCCCAGCTGCTCTACGGCCTCGACCCGTACGCCAACGGCCCCGCCGAGCTCGACGTGCTGCCGAACGTGGTGCAGAACGTCCACCCGCTCTGGCAGACCACCCCCGCGCCGTACGGGCCGCTGTTCCTGCTGATCTCCAAGGGCGTCGTCGCCGTCTCCGGCGACAACATGATCCTCGGCGTCATCCTGATGCGCCTGGTCCTGCTGGTCGGCCTCGCCGGCACGCTGTGGGCGCTGCCCCGGCTGGTCAAGCACCTCGGCGGCAAGCTCCCGGTCGCGCTGTGGCTCGCCGTGGCCAGCCCGATGATGGTCATCCACCTCTTCGGCGGCCCGCACAACGACCTGATGATGCTCGCGTTCCTCACCATCGGCGTCCTCGCCGCCCTGGAACGCAAACACGTCGTCGCGGTCGTGCTGGTGACGATCGGCATGCTGATCAAGCCCACCGCGGCGATCGCCCTGCCGTTCATCGTCTGGATGTGGGCCAACCACATGGCCGGCGAGTCGAAGGTCCGCAACTTCCTGCGCGCCGGCGCCGCCTCGGTCGGGCTGTTCCTGCCGGTGTTCGTCGCCGGCACGTGGATCTCGCTGGGATCGCTCAACCTCGGCTGGTGGTCCGGCCTCAAGGCCCCGCAGCTCATCGCGAACTGGCTCAACATCCCCACCGGCATCGGCGAGGTCTTCTACAACCTGGTCCACCTGGTCGTCGACGTCCAGGTCTCGCCGTTCGTCACGGTCGCCCGCGCGGCCGGCATGCTCCTGCTGATCGGCATCGGTGTCCGCCAGTGGTGGCTCGCCCGCAGTGGCGGCAACGAAGCCGTCTACCGCGCCGGCATCTCCCTGCTCGCGGTGGCGATCCTCATGCCGCCGACCCTGCCGTGGTACCTGACCTGGGGTTTTGTGCTGCTGTCGGCGTTCAAGTGGCAGCCCCGGCACCTCGCGGTCGTCGTCGCGGTCGTGGTGTTCGTGACCCTGGTCTACTACCCGACAGGCGAACAGGCGCTCTACGACTGGTGGTTCATCGCCCTCGTCGTGGTGGCGAGCCTGTACTCGGCGGCGTCGCTGCTGCGCCCGGACCCCCTGGGTCTCATCGACGCCTGGCGCCGCCCGGAGAAGTTCCTCCGCGACTAGAGCGGTCAGAACCGCCCTGAACACTCACGACCCGGTCCAGCCGCGCCAGGTGTGGATCAGCGTCGAGACCACCGCGTGCTCCGGGGGCCGCTCCGCGTACTGGCCGTACTTCGCCACCAGCCACGACACCGGCTCCGCGCGGTCGGCGTCGGACAGGACCCGCGCGACGCCGTCCGCGCGGGTCCACCACAGGCGGGACCAGTCCTCGTCGTAGCCGTCGGCCAGGAAACACACCGCCGGGTTCTCCGCGATGTTCGCCAGCCGCCGCAACGCCGTCGTCGACTTCGGTTTGTGGTCCACCGCGAACACGATCCGGTCGCCGTGCACCGCGAACGTCACCGGGACCAGGTGCGGCACCCCGGCCGCCGACGCCGTCGCGAGCCGGGCCACCCGTGCGGCGGCGAACCGGGAGCGAGCCTCCGCGGGAAGCAGCCTCATGTCAGCGCCGGGGAGTCGAACGTCAGCGTCCCCAGGTCCGCGTCCAGGGTCACCGGCACACCCAACGGCAACGTCGGCGACGACGCCACGTGACCGAACCCGAACTCGCTCAGCATCGGCACTCCGAGCGGCCCCAGCCGCTCCAGCAGCAGCGCCTCGACGTCCGCGGGGGCGCCGCACGCCGCCCAGGAGCCCAGCACGATGCCGCGGACGCCGGCGAACCAGCCGCTGCGCAGCAGCTGCGTCAGCATCCGGTCCAGCCGGTACACGCTCTCGGTGACGTCCTCCAGCAGCACGACCGCGTCCCGCGCCGACCCGTGCTCCGGCGTCCCGATGCCACCCGCCAGCAACGACAGGTTCCCGCCCACCAGCCGTCCGGAAGCCCGCCCCGGCACCAACGCCGACGCCGCGGCTCCCCGGACCACCAGGTTCCGCTCCGGCTCGAACAACGCCCGCCGCAGGTGCTCCACCGCGACGTCGTCGAACAGCACGCTCGCCGGCATCGGGGAGAACAAACTGGACAGTCCCAAGTGGACGTCCACCGCCCGGTGCAACGCCGTGATGTCACTCGACCCGGCCAGCACCTTCGGCCCCGCCTCGCGCAACACCGCCCAATCGACCAAGTCCAGCATCCGCTGCACGCCGTAGCCGCCGCGCGCGGCCAGCACGCACCGCACACCCGGGTCCAGCCACGCGTCGGTGAACTCCGCCGCCCGCGCGGCGTCCGAACCGGACAGGTACGGCGGCGACCCCGGTTCGGCCCGCACACACGGCCCGATCCGCAGCTCGACGCCCCAGCCGCGCAGCACCGGCAACGCCTTCTCCAGCAGGTCCGCCGGCACCGGACCGGCCGGCGCCACCAGGGCGACGGTGTCGCCGGCCCGCAACCGCGGCGGCCTCACGACGACAGCTCCAGCCGCGGCACACCCGGCACGTCGAACCCGAACACCTGGCCGTAGAAGGACAATTCGGCCTCCAGCGCCGCGATGATCGTCTCCGCGCGGCGGAACCCGTGCTGCTCACCGGGGAACCGCTGGTAGGCGTACGGAATCCCGCGCCCGGCCAGGCCGGCCACGAACCGGTCCGCCTGCTCCGGCGGGCAGATCCGGTCCTCCAGGCCCTGCTGGAACAGCACCGGCCCGGCCAGCGCCCCGGCGTTCGCCAGCGGCGACCGGTCGACGTAGCGCTGCCGGTGCGCGGGCAGCGCCCCGACCAGCCCCTCGAGGTAGCGCGACTCGAAGTCGTGCGTCTCGCCGCCGTCGCCGGTCCACCCGGCGAGGTCCACGATCGGGTACATCACGGTGCCCGCGCGGTAGGTCTTCGTCGTGGTCAGCGACGCCGCCGCGGTGAACCCGCCGGCGCTGCCGCCCCGGACCGCCAGCCGCTCGCCGTCGGCCAGCCCGGCCGCCACCAGCGCCTCGGCCACCGCGACGCAGTCCGCGACGTCGACCAAGCCCCACTGCTCGCGCAGCCGCTCCCGGTAGGCGCGGCCGAACCCGGTCGACCCGCCGTAGTTGACGGCCGCGACGGCGAACCCGCGGCTGGTGAAGTACGCGATCTCCAGGTCCAGCACGGGCAGGTGCTGGCCGGTCGGGCCGCCGTGGACGTGCACCAGCAGCGGCGGCACCTCGCCATCCGGCGCGGTGAACTCCGGGTTGGACGGCGGGTAGAGCACCACCGGCACGGTCTCGCCGCCGGTCGTCGTGAACACCCGCTCGTCCGGCACCGGCACGTGGGACACGGCCAGTTCCGGCTGCTGGGTCAGGTCGGTCAGCAGGTCCGCGTCGATCGCGTAGTGCACGACGCCGGATTCTCGGATCGGCCCGGCCGCGACCCCGGCGACCCCGCCCTCGTACGCCGCGAACCCGGAGCTCGACCACGCCGTCAGCTGGTGCGCCACGGTGGTCACCGAGCCGTCCGCCTCGTCCAGCACGGCCAGCCGGCTCGCCGCCAGCACCGCGTGGCGGCCGCCGCCGAGGGGGACGAACCAGCGCCCGCCCGGCTTCCAGAGCGGCCCGCCGAGCTCCCGCTCGACCGGCGCCAGGTTCGTCAGGGTCCCGTCGAGGCCGACGCGGTGCAGGTTCCACCAGCCGTCCGGGTCCAGCAGCGCCAGCAGCGTGTCCGCCGACTCCCACTCGACCTGGCAGACGGCGACGTCCGGGCCGCCCGCCAGAACCCGGTGCGGGCCGAACCTGCCGTCGTCGAGCACGGGAGCGACGCACAGCTCGGTGCCGTCCCACGGCATCGCCGGGTGGTCCCAGCCGAACCACGCCGCGTGGCGCCCGTCCGGCGACAGCTTCGGCACGGTCAGGAAGTGGTGGCTCGCGCCCAGCACCCGCTCGGCGCCGCCGGCCACCGCGATCGCGACCAGCTCGCGTTCGACGTCGGCCGGGCGCTCGCCGACACTGCGCTCCCGCACCGCCCAGACCTCGCCGGGGCGCCCCGTCCCGAGGTCGCCGTAGCGGACGGCCTGAGGCACCGCGGGCTCCGGAGTGAGCGCCACCACACCACCTGGCCCCTGGGCGTACACGCGCTGGTCGGCCCAGTGCGTGAACACCACCACACCGCCGACGGCCACCCACGGCTTCCCGCCGTACTCGTGCAGCCGGTTGCGGACGTTCCACGGCGCCGGGAGCACGTCCTCGGTCCCGCCGCCCGGCAGCGCGCGCACAAGGGCCACCCGACCCTGCTCACCAGGCCTTGCTTCGGCCCACCACACCTCTTCGCCGACGACGTCGAGCCATTGCGGGCCGCCGCCGGCGGCGGCCACCTCGGCGGCGGAGATGGGCGAGGGCCACGTTCCGTACGGGGAGATCGGAGACACCCCCAGAGGCTAGCGGCCCGGGAACGAGGGGCGGCGGATGCCGATCATGCGCCGGTGGCCTAGGGTCGTTGGTGCTATGTCTCGCGTAATCCACGTCTTCCGCCAGCCGGATCGCTTCGTCGCCGGCACCGTCGGCGAGCCCGGCGACCGCACCTTCTACCTCCAGGCCTCGGAGGAAGTGCGGACGATCAGCGTCTCCATCGAAAAACAGCAGGTCGTCGTCCTCGCGGAACGGCTCGGCTCGCTGCTCGAAGAGGTGGCGAGCCGCTTCGGCGCCGATGTGCCCGAAGACGCTCCCGACGACCTCGTCGACCTCGAGCCGCTCACCGTGCCGGTCGAGGAGGAGTTCCGCGTCGGCACCATGGGCCTCGGCTGGGACGCCGACTCCAGCGCCGTCGTCATCGAGCTGCTCGCCATCACCGAGGGCGAGGTCGACGAAACGGTCGTGCTGGACGACACCGAGGAAGGCCCGGACGCCGTCCGCGTCTTCCTCACCCCGGCCGCCGCGCGGGCCTTCGCCGAGCGCGCCGACCGCGTCGTCAACGCCGGCCGCAAGCCGTGTCCGCTGTGCGGCGAGCCGCTCGACCCGGCCGGGCACATCTGCCCCCGGCAGAACGGCTACCGGCGCGACACCGACGCGGGCGAAGACTGACCATGGCCGACACTCCGGCGGAACAGCCGGACCCGGCCGACCCGGCGTCGCGTGAGCTCGTCACGCACGGCCGCATCGACGTCGAGGGCCGGCTCGTCGACGCCTCCAACGTCACGCTGTTCTGCGCCATCGAGCTCGACGGCGTCACCGGCACCGTCGTGTACAAGCCGGTGTCGGGGGAGAAGCCGCTCTGGGACTTCCCCGACGGCACGCTCGCCGGCCGCGAGGTCGCCACCGCGATCATCGCCGAGGCCAGCGGCATCGGCGGGATCCCGCCGACCGTGCTGCGCGACGGCCCGTTCGGCCCCGGCATGGTCCAGCTGTGGATCGAGACGACCGAGGACGACCTGGTCGAGGTCCGCGCCCCCGACGAGCTGCCCGACGGCTGGCGGGTCGTGCTGCACGCCCACGACCGGTTCGGCGAGCCCGCGGTGCTGGCCCACGCCGACCACCCCGGCCTGCGCGATCTGGCCGTGCTCGACATCGTCGTCAACAACACCGACCGCAAGGGCGGGCACCTCCTGCCGGGCGTCGACGGCCGCGTCTACGGCGTCGACCACGGCATCTGCCTGCACACCGACCCCAAGCTGCGGACCGTGCTGTGGGGCTGGATCGGCGAGCCGGTGCCGCCGGACACCGTCGAGAAACTGCGGAAGCTGCGCTCGGAGATCGACGGGAAGCTCGGCGAACAGCTGGCCGAGCACATCACCAAGTTCGAGATCCGGGCCCTGGCCGAGCGCACCGACCTGCTGCTCGCGGAAGGCATCTTCCCCGAGCCCGGCGACGACTGGCGCGCGGTTCCCTGGCCCCTGTTCTGATGACGGCGGTCCTCGACGACGCCGCGCGCGCCCGGCTCGTGACCCGCTTCGGCGCGGACGTGGCCGGCCCGTGGTGCGACGCCCTCCCGGACCTGGTGGCCCGGCTGAGCGCCCGCTGGGGCCTGGCGGTCCGCGAGGCCCGGCCCGGCAACACGGGCCGCACCCTGCTGTGCACCGGCCCCGGCGGTGACCTGCAGGTCCTGAAACTGACCCCGGACCCCGAGATCGCCCGGCTCGAGGCCGCGGGACTGCGCGCGTGGGCCGGCTGCCTCCGGGCCGTGCAGCTCCTCGACACCGATCTCGACGCGGGTGCGATCCTGCTCGAAGGCCTGGTTCCCGGCACCGAACTGCGCGGCCGCGACGTCCCGTGGGCCGGGATCGGCGACCTGCTCACCCAGCTGCACAGCGTCGCACCCCCGGCGGACCTCCCGTCGCTGACCGAGCGGGTGACGTTCATGTACGACATCACCGACCGCACCGTCCCCGGGTCAGCGGCCGAGCCCCACCTGACCCGCGAAGTGCTGGCCAGGGCCCGGCACCGGGCGCTCGCCCTGGCCTCCGCCGGCGGTCCGGTCGCGGTCGTGCACGGCGACCTGCACCCCGGCAACGTCCTCGACGCCGGCCCCGGCCGCGGCGTGGTCGCCATCGACCCCCGGCCCAGCGTCGGGGACCCGGCCATGGACGCCGTCGACTGGGCCTTCCTGCCGATGGCGGCGGGCGGGACGATCGACGACGGCATCACCTTGCTCGCCCCGCACGTGCCGCACCTCGACGCCGAGCGCGTCCACGCCTGGTGCGTCGCGCTGGCGCCGCTGCTCGCGCACGGCCCGCTGCGCCGGGGCGAGCACACGCCGTTCACCGACGCCCTGCTGGAGATGGCGCGCTGACCGGCGTGGCGTCACCTGCCCAGGTCCCTCGGACCACTACCTTCGCTGGTCGTGCGCTCCCATTCCTATGACGACGTGCTCGCCGGCCGGCGCCGCAAGAAGGTGCCGGAAGTCCCCGCCGAGCGCGGTCTCGTGGTCGAAGACCCGGCCAGCGGCTACTGCGGCGCGGTGGTGAAGATCGAATACGGCAATGTCGTGCTCGAAGACGCCAAGGGCCGCCACCGCGTGTTCCCGCTCGAGCCCGCCGGGTTCCTCCTGGAAGGCAAGCCGGTCACGCTCGTGCCGGTCAAGACGGTGCAGGCACCGGTCAAGCAGGTCTCCGCGTCCGGCTCGGTCAAGGTCCAGGGCCTGCAGGCGCGCGTCGCCCGCGACTCGCGGATCTGGGTCGAGGGCAAGCACGACGCCGAGCTGGTCGAACGCGTCTGGGGCCACGACCTGCGCGTCGAAGGTGTCGTCGTGGAACCCCTCGACGGGGTGGACGTGCTGTCCGACCGGATCGCCGAGTTCGGCACCGGCCCCGGCCGGCGGCTCGGCGTGCTGGTCGACCACCTGGTGCCCGGCAGCAAGGAATCCCGGCTCGTCGAGGGCGTCCGCGACGAGAACGTGCTGGTCACCGGGCATCCCTACATCGACGTCTGGGAGGCCGTGCGGCCCGAGGCCGTCGGGATCAGGGCGTGGCCGAAGATCCCGCGCGGCACCGAGTGGAAGCAGGGAATCTGCGACGCGCTCGGCTGGGGGCAACCTTTCGAAGGCTGGCAACGTGTCCTGAGCGGGGTGAGCAGTTTCCGCGACCTCGAGACCCCGCTCATCGGGGCCGTGGAACGGCTCATCGACTTCGTCACGGAGCCGACGGAAGAGGGCTGAATGTCTGATTTGTCCAAGGTCACGCGTGGGTCACGTCCCGTCACCACGCCGGTGCGAACCGGCACGATCTGAGAGCATGAAGCCATGGCATGGGCACTGGTCTGGTTGATCGTCGGCATCGCCCTGATGATCGCCGAAGTCCTCTCCGGCGACTTCGTGCTGATCATGCTCGGCATCGCCGCGTTGTTCGGCGCGGGCGCCGACGTGCTCACCGGAAACCTGTTCGTCGACGTCGCCGTGTTCGCCGTGACCTCGGTCGGGATGCTGGCGCTGGTCCGGCCCGCGCTGAAACGCCGGTTCCTCGCCGGCTCCGGCCACCGCACCGGGATCGACGCGCTCATCGGCGCCCGCGCCGTCGTGGTGTCCACAGTGGATTTCGAGGCGGGGCAGGTGAAACTCGCCGGGGACGTCTGGTCCGCGCGCAGCATTTCCGAACAGCACGAGCCGATCGCACCCGGGACCGCGGTCACCGTGGTCGAGATCGCCGGGGCCACCGCCGTCG is a window from the Amycolatopsis sp. NBC_00355 genome containing:
- a CDS encoding aminoglycoside phosphotransferase family protein — protein: MTAVLDDAARARLVTRFGADVAGPWCDALPDLVARLSARWGLAVREARPGNTGRTLLCTGPGGDLQVLKLTPDPEIARLEAAGLRAWAGCLRAVQLLDTDLDAGAILLEGLVPGTELRGRDVPWAGIGDLLTQLHSVAPPADLPSLTERVTFMYDITDRTVPGSAAEPHLTREVLARARHRALALASAGGPVAVVHGDLHPGNVLDAGPGRGVVAIDPRPSVGDPAMDAVDWAFLPMAAGGTIDDGITLLAPHVPHLDAERVHAWCVALAPLLAHGPLRRGEHTPFTDALLEMAR
- a CDS encoding DUF3097 domain-containing protein; the encoded protein is MRSHSYDDVLAGRRRKKVPEVPAERGLVVEDPASGYCGAVVKIEYGNVVLEDAKGRHRVFPLEPAGFLLEGKPVTLVPVKTVQAPVKQVSASGSVKVQGLQARVARDSRIWVEGKHDAELVERVWGHDLRVEGVVVEPLDGVDVLSDRIAEFGTGPGRRLGVLVDHLVPGSKESRLVEGVRDENVLVTGHPYIDVWEAVRPEAVGIRAWPKIPRGTEWKQGICDALGWGQPFEGWQRVLSGVSSFRDLETPLIGAVERLIDFVTEPTEEG
- a CDS encoding NfeD family protein → MAWALVWLIVGIALMIAEVLSGDFVLIMLGIAALFGAGADVLTGNLFVDVAVFAVTSVGMLALVRPALKRRFLAGSGHRTGIDALIGARAVVVSTVDFEAGQVKLAGDVWSARSISEQHEPIAPGTAVTVVEIAGATAVVSAEL